Proteins encoded together in one Salmo trutta chromosome 3, fSalTru1.1, whole genome shotgun sequence window:
- the LOC115185024 gene encoding T-cell activation inhibitor, mitochondrial-like: MSVASLLRSAMRVGNRHVAAHLVHQRALSGADAINALRPFYFAVHPDFFGQHPREREVNENSLKRLNGYLENLQKPGTRSVQPTKLTFYVREIKDKEDIQKDILPHGFRSVSFTLQTKDVLTTVMDVLKSCSLSTEHMKGLKASSESPKSRQPVAGHGNPFYRPIKWDKSYYSFTGFRDPEQELEQAKKVEPTLSLWLRNHEKEATKKQNASVPQREELKRLKKELCQKFALEDIRWQRSWGVTHRCCQLQSLSRLSQQNPEAVLNLRGHTIIFTDQSGMNASGHVMLGTMDVHHQWTKLFVSLPSYRSLHQQTEWLKERISHVLGGIQVIDIERLGPVQPIEEHFSILNTFHKRLLARRLALHPRSLQGLAMTLENDRSSPSLHEMGHFIIPATCEPSRLQTFLQSMAWEARQRIKHRNQLQAEEEEVLLHCLEGLALRNLSKEPSVRHNQMIPCCRRLLEVRSPLMEGLRVEVSHFYSVMQDGDLCIPWDWKG, from the exons ATGTCTGTGGCCTCTCTCCTGCGAAGTGCCATGAG AGTGGGGAACAGACATGTCGCAGCACATTTGGTCCATCAGAGAGCTCTTTCAGGGGCAGATGCTATCAATGCACTGAGACCTTTCTACTTTGCAGTGCATCCAGACTTCTTTGGCCAGCATCCCAGGGAAAGG GAAGTGAATGAAAATTCCCTCAAGAGACTCAATGGTTATTTGGAAAACCTTCAGAAACCGGGGACCCGCTCAGTCCAACCAACAAAGCTCACCTTTTATGTCAGGGAAATAAAGGACAAGGAAGACATTCAGAAGGACATCCTTCCCCATG GGTTCCGTTCGGTCAGCTTCACTCTGCAGACCAAGGATGTCCTGACCACCGTAATGGACGTGTTGAAGTCCTGCAGTCTGTCCACAGAGCACATGAAGGGACTCAAGGCCAGCTCAGAGTCACCCAAGAGCCGGCAGCCAGTGGCTGGGCATGGGAACCCTTTCTACAGACCCATCAAATGGGACAAAAGCTACTACAGCTTCACTGGCTTCAGAGACCCAGAGCAGGAGCTGGAGCAGGCCAAGAAAGTAGAGCCCACACTAAG CTTGTGGCTGAGAAACCATGAGAAGGAGGCTACGAAGAAGCAGAACGCCAGTGTCCCTCAACGGGAGGAGCTGAAGAGACTCAAGAAGGAATTGTGTCAGAAATTTGCCTTGGAAGATATCAG GTGGCAGCGCAGCTGGGGAGTGACTCACAGATGCTGTCAGCTCCAGAGTCTGAGCCGTCTCTCCCAGCAGAACCCTGAGGCTGTGCTCAACCTGCGAG GACACACTATAATATTCACTGACCAATCAGGGATGAATGCCTCAGGTCATGTGATGCTGGGAACAATGGATGTTCATCACCAATGGACAAAA CTGTTTGTGAGTCTCCCCAGCTACCGTAGCCTGCACCAGCAGACAGAGTGGCTGAAGGAGAGGATCAGCCATGTGTTGGGAGGTATTCAGGTGATTGACATAGAGAGACTGGGACCTGTACAGCCTATAGAGGAACACTTCAGCATCCTCAACACCTTCCATAAGAGACTACTGGCCCGACGCCTAGCCCTGCATCCCAGGAGCCTGCAAGGCCTGGCCATGACCCTGGAGAA TGACCGCTCCAGCCCCAGCCTGCATGAGATGGGTCACTTCATCATCCCAGCCACCTGTGAGCCTAGCAGACTACAGACATTCCTCCAGAGCATGGCCTGGGAGGCCCGACAACGAATCAAACACCGGAACCA GCTgcaggcggaggaggaggaggtactgCTCCACTGCCTGGAGGGTCTGGCCCTGAGGAATCTGTCCAAGGAGCCCAGTGTCAGACACAACCAGATGATCCCCTGCTGCAGGCGGTTGCTGGAGGTACGCTCCCCACTCATGGAGGGCCTCCGGGTGGAGGTCTCCCACTTCTACTCTGTCATGCAGGACGGGGACTTGTGCATCCCCTGGGACTGGAAGGGCTGA